From a single Gimesia fumaroli genomic region:
- a CDS encoding N-acetylglucosamine-6-phosphate deacetylase — MELVGRRYDTFEAVSIKINGDKITSIDLLPDSEAAGLPFIAPALFDLQINGYGGIWFNKPGLTADEVCQVLEKHYQYGITRLCPTLITSSFDDYVSGFTAIREACDQNSWVDQMVPGCHLEGPYISPIQGPRGAHPLDQVRPADWDEFCQLQELSGNRIRLVTLAPEVDNAIPFIKKAVASGVVVSIGHTAAEPEQITEAVDAGARLSTHLGNGAHGTLRRHPNYIWEQLGEPHLMASIITDGYHLPASVVRTIIKTKGVENTIITCDASGLAGSPPGIYEEGSVKMEVLENGPIVIAGQRQLLAGSGVETDTCVTTAIDMAGITLQEAVDMAGVNPARLLGFEEIRLEVGARADLILFHYEGAGSRMNLQTTLSCGAVKYGTLLVNS; from the coding sequence ATGGAGTTAGTTGGACGACGATACGATACATTCGAAGCGGTCAGCATTAAGATCAACGGAGACAAAATCACTTCTATTGACCTGCTGCCAGATTCGGAAGCAGCAGGTTTGCCTTTTATCGCACCAGCATTATTTGACCTGCAGATCAATGGATACGGCGGCATCTGGTTTAATAAACCTGGTTTGACGGCTGATGAAGTTTGTCAGGTTCTGGAAAAACATTATCAGTATGGCATTACCCGGTTATGTCCCACTTTAATCACCAGCTCCTTCGATGACTATGTGAGTGGCTTTACCGCAATTCGAGAAGCATGCGATCAAAATAGCTGGGTCGATCAAATGGTCCCTGGTTGTCATCTTGAAGGTCCCTACATTTCTCCGATTCAGGGACCACGCGGCGCGCATCCTTTAGATCAGGTCCGGCCCGCTGACTGGGATGAATTCTGTCAGTTACAGGAGCTATCGGGAAATCGGATTCGATTGGTCACATTGGCGCCCGAAGTCGATAATGCAATTCCCTTTATCAAAAAAGCAGTCGCTTCAGGAGTCGTGGTTTCGATCGGCCATACCGCAGCCGAGCCCGAGCAGATCACTGAAGCCGTTGATGCAGGGGCACGCTTAAGTACGCATCTGGGAAATGGTGCACATGGCACGCTCCGCAGGCACCCCAATTATATTTGGGAACAACTGGGCGAGCCGCATTTGATGGCCAGTATTATTACCGATGGCTATCATCTTCCCGCCAGCGTGGTTAGAACGATCATCAAAACGAAAGGGGTCGAGAATACGATCATTACCTGTGATGCCTCCGGGTTAGCAGGTTCACCTCCCGGAATCTATGAAGAGGGCTCCGTCAAAATGGAAGTCCTTGAAAATGGCCCGATTGTGATCGCCGGTCAGCGTCAGCTGCTTGCTGGTTCCGGGGTGGAGACCGATACTTGTGTCACGACTGCCATCGATATGGCGGGGATCACTTTGCAGGAAGCGGTGGATATGGCCGGGGTAAATCCCGCACGATTATTAGGCTTTGAGGAAATTCGGCTCGAAGTCGGGGCAAGAGCAGACCTGATTTTGTTCCACTACGAAGGTGCGGGCTCTCGAATGAATCTACAAACCACTTTATCTTGTGGTGCTGTGAAATATGGGACCCTGCTGGTCAATTCCTGA
- a CDS encoding radical SAM protein: protein MYLKMAKRVLFETDKRLVWKLAYNFGFKGALSVHKHKKRLKRGEFFPPFLYISVINSCNLRCQGCWVDVAAKQEKIDVEAMSRLIKEAKEMGNSFFGILGGEPFMHPQLLEILERHPDCYFQIFTNGQFITDEIAKKLRKLGNATPLISVEGNEIISNQRRGRNDVYEKTMQGIQNCLDNKLLTGVCTSLCKSNIDDLLTEEWVDKLIDMGVMYTWYHIYRVAGPEPNPELALSPEEQLRARKFVVEMRAKKPIGVIDAYFDHNGTALCPAATGLSHHINPWGDIEPCPVIQFATDSIHDESKTLKEKFVQSEFLKDFREVVQQNTRGCIILERPDLLENLVKKHGAKDSTARKQAMQELQNLETRTSQYSPGNEVPEKSFVYRIAKKFFFNDFGVYQGADHSQTAAPGILANKTSAPVNSSDDPPHFIPLEAMKK, encoded by the coding sequence ATGTATTTGAAAATGGCCAAACGCGTCTTATTTGAGACAGACAAACGACTTGTCTGGAAGCTGGCATATAATTTCGGTTTCAAAGGCGCGCTCTCAGTTCACAAGCACAAAAAACGACTCAAACGTGGCGAGTTTTTCCCCCCGTTTCTTTACATCTCTGTCATCAACAGTTGCAATCTGCGCTGTCAGGGTTGCTGGGTCGATGTCGCTGCCAAGCAGGAAAAAATCGACGTCGAAGCCATGTCGCGTCTGATCAAAGAAGCGAAAGAGATGGGGAATTCCTTTTTCGGGATCCTGGGGGGCGAGCCTTTCATGCACCCGCAGTTACTGGAAATCCTGGAACGCCACCCCGACTGTTACTTTCAGATTTTTACCAACGGCCAATTCATCACCGACGAAATCGCGAAAAAGCTCCGCAAACTTGGAAATGCCACTCCCTTGATCAGTGTGGAAGGCAACGAAATCATCAGCAACCAACGCAGAGGTCGCAATGATGTCTATGAAAAAACCATGCAGGGTATCCAGAACTGCCTGGACAATAAACTCTTAACAGGTGTCTGTACCAGCTTATGTAAATCAAACATCGATGATCTGCTTACTGAAGAATGGGTCGATAAGCTAATCGACATGGGCGTGATGTATACCTGGTATCACATCTATCGGGTAGCTGGTCCGGAACCAAACCCTGAACTGGCACTCTCTCCGGAAGAACAGTTGCGCGCCCGTAAATTTGTCGTGGAGATGCGAGCCAAAAAACCAATCGGCGTGATCGATGCTTATTTTGATCACAATGGGACCGCCCTCTGTCCCGCAGCAACCGGACTCAGCCATCACATCAATCCGTGGGGCGATATTGAACCTTGCCCCGTGATTCAGTTTGCCACCGATTCGATTCATGACGAAAGCAAAACCCTGAAAGAAAAGTTTGTGCAGTCCGAGTTCCTGAAAGATTTCCGCGAAGTGGTGCAGCAAAATACACGCGGTTGCATTATTCTGGAACGCCCTGATCTACTGGAAAATCTCGTCAAAAAACATGGTGCGAAAGATTCCACTGCCCGGAAACAGGCGATGCAGGAACTGCAAAATCTGGAAACGCGGACGTCACAATATTCTCCCGGCAACGAAGTTCCCGAGAAGAGCTTTGTCTATCGTATCGCCAAGAAATTCTTCTTTAACGATTTCGGAGTCTATCAAGGTGCAGATCACAGTCAGACAGCCGCACCGGGAATTCTGGCGAATAAAACCAGTGCTCCAGTCAACTCTAGCGATGATCCACCGCATTTCATTCCTCTGGAAGCGATGAAGAAGTAA